In Drosophila simulans strain w501 chromosome X, Prin_Dsim_3.1, whole genome shotgun sequence, one DNA window encodes the following:
- the LOC6726509 gene encoding uncharacterized protein LOC6726509 gives MSENLDAEAEATGSDEVLTTGDPEQPSGSEEGSQSSDSEEENDSEAFQRLEEQLKDMERWIAQKREKRRILFIRLMNLYLVVLEARIYLQDM, from the coding sequence ATGTCAGAGAATTTGGACGCGGAAGCAGAGGCAACTGGAAGCGACGAGGTCTTGACGACAGGGGATCCCGAGCAGCCAAGTGGATCGGAGGAGGGTTCGCAATCCTCAGATTCCGAGGAAGAAAACGATAGCGAAGCTTTCCAGCGCCTCGAGGAGCAATTAAAGGACATGGAAAGGTGGATTGCCCAGAAGAGGGAAAAGAGAAGGATTTTATTCATTCGCCTCATGAATTTATACCTCGTTGTACTAGAGGCAAGGATATATTTGCAGGACATGTAG
- the LOC6726513 gene encoding uncharacterized protein LOC6726513 isoform X2, with the protein MSENSSAEATPFGNDELTEDPEQPSGSKMPAKFQPLLEKLERLNREMAREEELNVLFNRLFAAIIAEVHHL; encoded by the exons ATGTCGGAGAATTCGAGCGCGGAAGCAACGCCATTTGGAAACGACGAGTTGACAGAGGATCCTGAGCAACCGAGTGGATCGAAG ATGCCTGCGAAGTTCCAGCCCCTCCTTGAGAAACTAGAGCGCCTGAATAGGGAGATGGCCCGGGAGGAGGAATTGAATGTGCTGTTCAATCGCCTCTTTGCTGCAATCATAGCAGAAGTACATCATTTATAG
- the LOC6726513 gene encoding uncharacterized protein LOC6726513 isoform X1, with amino-acid sequence MSENSSAEATPFGNDELTEDPEQPSGSKKMPAKFQPLLEKLERLNREMAREEELNVLFNRLFAAIIAEVHHL; translated from the exons ATGTCGGAGAATTCGAGCGCGGAAGCAACGCCATTTGGAAACGACGAGTTGACAGAGGATCCTGAGCAACCGAGTGGATCGAAG AAGATGCCTGCGAAGTTCCAGCCCCTCCTTGAGAAACTAGAGCGCCTGAATAGGGAGATGGCCCGGGAGGAGGAATTGAATGTGCTGTTCAATCGCCTCTTTGCTGCAATCATAGCAGAAGTACATCATTTATAG
- the LOC120285307 gene encoding uncharacterized protein LOC120285307 has translation MMENSDAEAESTGNDEILTTGDPEQPIGSEEGSQSSDSEEEFQRLEEHIKAMERRIAQDREKRRNLFIRFMNLFLDILEAI, from the coding sequence ATGATGGAGAATTCGGACGCGGAAGCAGAGTCAACTGGAAACGACGAGATCTTGACGACAGGGGATCCCGAGCAGCCAATTGGATCGGAGGAGGGTTCGCAGTCCTCAGATTCCGAGGAAGAATTCCAGCGCCTCGAGGAGCATATAAAGGCCATGGAAAGGAGGATTGCCCAGGACAGGGAAAAGAGAAGGAATTTATTCATTCGCTTTATGAATTTATTCCTCGATATACTAGAAGCGATATAG